In one window of Vibrio pelagius DNA:
- a CDS encoding DUF3450 domain-containing protein — protein sequence MNLLKTSLALAICMMATSSIASSLDQAQAIQNKTNNASAASQKVIDKSSETSLALKAEIERLQEEVKNLEIYHDHLAALVESQNKEADSINAQIDEIKYTRQGVVPLMYQMIDGLQALVEKDVPIKKEQRLERVEKLKAMMTRADVSDAEKYRRILEAYQIEMDYGIKLGVYQGRIALSENKVIEADVLHLGRASLVARNLNGTQYWSWNQVTNQWQAQDTSMKSELDKAFDIASQQAAPSLITLPVSLNVAEAK from the coding sequence ATGAATCTTCTAAAAACCAGTCTTGCCCTAGCAATCTGCATGATGGCAACGTCTTCAATAGCAAGTAGCTTAGATCAAGCTCAAGCTATCCAAAATAAGACCAATAACGCTTCGGCTGCAAGCCAAAAAGTTATTGATAAAAGCTCTGAAACAAGTTTAGCCCTCAAAGCGGAAATTGAGCGCTTACAGGAAGAAGTGAAAAATTTAGAAATTTATCACGATCACCTAGCAGCCTTAGTTGAAAGCCAAAATAAAGAAGCTGACAGCATTAATGCCCAAATTGATGAAATCAAATATACGCGTCAGGGGGTTGTACCGCTGATGTATCAAATGATTGATGGTCTACAAGCCTTGGTGGAAAAAGATGTTCCAATCAAGAAAGAACAGCGCCTTGAACGAGTTGAAAAACTAAAAGCAATGATGACACGTGCAGACGTCAGCGATGCTGAAAAGTACCGCCGTATTCTTGAAGCGTACCAAATTGAAATGGATTACGGCATTAAGTTAGGTGTTTACCAAGGCCGAATCGCGTTGAGTGAAAATAAAGTGATTGAAGCAGACGTACTTCATTTAGGTCGCGCTTCTCTAGTGGCTCGTAACCTCAATGGCACTCAGTACTGGTCTTGGAACCAAGTAACGAATCAATGGCAAGCTCAAGATACTTCGATGAAGTCTGAGCTAGATAAGGCGTTTGATATCGCAAGCCAGCAGGCGGCACCGAGCCTGATCACTCTTCCAGTATCTCTTAATGTTGCGGAGGCTAAATAA